In Populus nigra chromosome 10, ddPopNigr1.1, whole genome shotgun sequence, the following proteins share a genomic window:
- the LOC133705384 gene encoding chaperone protein dnaJ 16-like isoform X4, whose translation MFKEVTFSYNILSDPDKRRQYDSAGFEAVELESQELELDLSSLGAVNTMFAALFSKLGVPIKTTVSATVLEEALNGVADIHPLPLELPICRKVEKQCAHFYSVTITEEEARDGFVCRVQSSDKSKFKLLYFDQEESGGLSLALQEDSAKTGKVTSAGMYFLCFPVYRLDHTVSSIAAAKDADAAFFKKLDGFQPYEITELKAGTHVFAVYGDNFFKSASYSIEALCAAPFMEEKANLRAVEAEILAKRAEISKFETEYREVLAQFTEMSSRYAQEMQAIDEFLRQRNEIHASYTTAPPMKRSSSKRRNKGSIRETKEDAQVRDKKPSTRDRPKKKKWFNIHLKVDKRKPC comes from the exons GTtacattttcatataatatattgTCTGATCCAGACAAGCGGCGCCAATATGATTCAGCTGGTTTTGAG GCTGTTGAATTGGAAAGTCAAGAACTCGAACTAGATCTTTCAAGTTTGGGAGCTGTAAATACTATGTTTGCGGCACTCTTTAG TAAACTTGGAGTACCGATTAAGACCACTGTATCAGCAACTGTCTTGGAGGAGGCGCTTAATGGTGTTGCTGATATTCATCCACTTCCACTTGAGTTGCCTATTTGTCGGAAG GTTGAAAAGCAATGTGCCCACTTCTATTCTGTCACGATAACAGAAGAGGAGGCAAGGGATGGATTTGTCTGTCGAGTCCAATCATCTGACAAAAGCAAGTTCAAG TTGTTGTATTTTGATCAGGAAGAAAGTGGTGGATTAAGCCTTGCTCTACAG GAGGACAGTGCTAAAACAGGAAAGGTTACATCTGCTGGAATGtactttctttgttttcctgTTTACCGGCTGGATCACACTGTCAGCTCT ATTGCAGCCGCAAAAGATGCTGATGCTGCCTTCTTCAAAAAATTGGATGGGTTTCAGCCATATGAAATAACTGAACTGAAGGCTGGCACCCATGTTTTCGCTGTCTATG gtgacaatttttttaaaagcgcaAGTTACTCAATAGAAGCTCTCTGTGCTGCACCTTTTATGGAAGAGAAGGCAAATCTTAGAGCTGTTGAAGCTGAGATTCTTGCAAAGAGGGCAGAAATATCCAAGTTTGAGACTGAATATAGAGAG GTATTGGCACAATTTACCGAGATGAGCAGTAGATATGCACAAGAGATGCAAGCA ATTGATGAGTTCCTTAGACAAAGGAATGAAATTCATGCCTCCTACACCACTGCTCCGCCAATGAAGCGGAGTTCAAGTAAACGGAGGAATAAGGGTTCCATCAGGGAGACCAAAGAAGATGCACAAGTAAGAGATAAGAAACCTTCTACAAGGGATAGAcctaagaagaagaaatggttcAACATCCACTTAAAAGTTGACAAAAGAAAGCCTTGCTAA
- the LOC133705384 gene encoding chaperone protein dnaJ 16-like isoform X3: MTLKQLICLKRLHFHIIYCLIQTSGANMIQLVLSFWAIWIPATSISAVELESQELELDLSSLGAVNTMFAALFSKLGVPIKTTVSATVLEEALNGVADIHPLPLELPICRKVEKQCAHFYSVTITEEEARDGFVCRVQSSDKSKFKLLYFDQEESGGLSLALQEDSAKTGKVTSAGMYFLCFPVYRLDHTVSSIAAAKDADAAFFKKLDGFQPYEITELKAGTHVFAVYGDNFFKSASYSIEALCAAPFMEEKANLRAVEAEILAKRAEISKFETEYREVLAQFTEMSSRYAQEMQAIDEFLRQRNEIHASYTTAPPMKRSSSKRRNKGSIRETKEDAQVRDKKPSTRDRPKKKKWFNIHLKVDKRKPC; the protein is encoded by the exons GTtacattttcatataatatattgTCTGATCCAGACAAGCGGCGCCAATATGATTCAGCTGGTTTTGAG TTTCTGGGCTATCTGGATACCAGCCACTTCAATTTCT GCTGTTGAATTGGAAAGTCAAGAACTCGAACTAGATCTTTCAAGTTTGGGAGCTGTAAATACTATGTTTGCGGCACTCTTTAG TAAACTTGGAGTACCGATTAAGACCACTGTATCAGCAACTGTCTTGGAGGAGGCGCTTAATGGTGTTGCTGATATTCATCCACTTCCACTTGAGTTGCCTATTTGTCGGAAG GTTGAAAAGCAATGTGCCCACTTCTATTCTGTCACGATAACAGAAGAGGAGGCAAGGGATGGATTTGTCTGTCGAGTCCAATCATCTGACAAAAGCAAGTTCAAG TTGTTGTATTTTGATCAGGAAGAAAGTGGTGGATTAAGCCTTGCTCTACAG GAGGACAGTGCTAAAACAGGAAAGGTTACATCTGCTGGAATGtactttctttgttttcctgTTTACCGGCTGGATCACACTGTCAGCTCT ATTGCAGCCGCAAAAGATGCTGATGCTGCCTTCTTCAAAAAATTGGATGGGTTTCAGCCATATGAAATAACTGAACTGAAGGCTGGCACCCATGTTTTCGCTGTCTATG gtgacaatttttttaaaagcgcaAGTTACTCAATAGAAGCTCTCTGTGCTGCACCTTTTATGGAAGAGAAGGCAAATCTTAGAGCTGTTGAAGCTGAGATTCTTGCAAAGAGGGCAGAAATATCCAAGTTTGAGACTGAATATAGAGAG GTATTGGCACAATTTACCGAGATGAGCAGTAGATATGCACAAGAGATGCAAGCA ATTGATGAGTTCCTTAGACAAAGGAATGAAATTCATGCCTCCTACACCACTGCTCCGCCAATGAAGCGGAGTTCAAGTAAACGGAGGAATAAGGGTTCCATCAGGGAGACCAAAGAAGATGCACAAGTAAGAGATAAGAAACCTTCTACAAGGGATAGAcctaagaagaagaaatggttcAACATCCACTTAAAAGTTGACAAAAGAAAGCCTTGCTAA